The following proteins come from a genomic window of Papilio machaon chromosome 7, ilPapMach1.1, whole genome shotgun sequence:
- the LOC106714126 gene encoding ATP-dependent RNA helicase me31b yields MMTENRISSSNHVGNSMNNQTKGDVDKTVEDKGWKSKLKIPPKDRRIKTSDVTDTRGNEFEEFCLKRELLMGIFEKGWEKPSPIQEAAIPVALSGKDVLARAKNGTGKTGAYCIPVLEQVDPKKDAIQALVVVPTRELALQTSQICIELAKHTDIRVMVTTGGTNLRDDIMRIYQNVQVIIATPGRMIDLMDKQVAKMDQCRMLVLDEADKLLSQDFKGMLDMVICRLPKERQILLFSATFPLSVKQFMEKHLREPYEINLMEELTLKGVTQYYAFVQERQKVHCLNTLFSKLQINQSIIFCNSTQRVELLAKKITELGYCCYYIHARMAQAHRNRVFHDFRAGLCRNLVCSDLFTRGIDVQAVNVVINFDFPRMAETYLHRIGRSGRFGHLGIAINLITYEDRYTLHRIELELNTEIKPIPKVIDPALYVARADEDDSAEK; encoded by the exons ATGATGACCGAAAATAGGATTAGTTCAAGTAATCACGTTGGAAACAGTATGAATAACCAGACGAAGGG AGATGTAGATAAAACAGTGGAAGACAAAGGATGGaaatcgaaattaaaaatacccCCCAAAGACAGAAGAATAAAGACCAGT GATGTGACGGATACAAGAGGTAATGAATTTGAAGAGTTTTGTCTAAAGAGAGAGCTACTGATGGGTATATTTGAGAAGGGATGGGAAAAGCCTTCACCTATTCAAGAGGCTGCAATCCCTGTTGCCCTAAGCGGGAAAGATGTACTTGCACGAGCAAAGAATGGAACAGGCAAAACAGGAGCTTATTGTATTCCAGTGTTAGAACag GTTGATCCAAAAAAAGATGCTATTCAAGCATTAGTTGTGGTCCCAACTAGAGAGCTAGCACTACAGACATCACAAATTTGCATTGAACTGGCAAAACACACAGATATCCGCGTAATGGTTACCACAGGAGGCACCAACCTTAGGGATGATATCATGCGTATATATCAAAATG TTCAAGTAATAATTGCTACACCTGGTCGTATGATTGATCTCATGGATAAACAAGTAGCTAAGATGGATCAGTGCAGGATGTTGGTTCTTGACGAAGCAGATAAATTACTGTCACAAGACTTTAAAGGCATGCTGGACATGGTTATTTGtcg GCTACCCAAAGAACGCCAGATCTTGCTATTCTCAGCCACATTTCCATTGAGTGTTAAGCAGTTCATGGAAAAGCACCTAAGGGAGCCATATGAAATTAACCTCATGGAAGAGCTTACACTCAAAGGAGTCACACAATACTATGCATTTGTTCAAGAAAGGCAAAAAGtgcattgtttaaatacaCTTTTTTCAAAG CTGCAAATAAATCAATCTATAATATTCTGCAATTCAACTCAGCGAGTGGAGCTGCTGGCTAAGAAAATAACAGAGTTGggttattgttgttattacaTACACGCGCGCATGGCGCAGGCGCACCGCAACCGCGTGTTTCACGATTTCCGCGCAGGCCTCTGCCGCAACCTCGTGTGCTCCGACCTCTTCACCAGGGGTATCGACGTGCAGGCGGTCAATGTGGTCATCAACTTTGACTTCCCGCGCATGGCCGAGACGTACCTGCACCGCATCGGCCGCTCGGGGCGCTTCGGCCACCTGGGTATCGCAATCAATCTTATCACCTACGAGGACCGGTACACTCTGCACCGCATCGAGCTGGAGCTGAATACGGAGATCAAGCCCATCCCGAAAGTGATCGACCCCGCGCTGTACGTGGCGCGCGCCGACGAGGACGACTCGGCCGAGAAGTAA